Genomic DNA from Desulfurivibrio alkaliphilus AHT 2:
ATTGAGAATGCGGCAGCCTTCGGGAGTAACCACCGCCATATTTTCCAGCCGCACCCCACCCCAGCCGGGCAGGTAAACCCCGGGCTCGATGGTAACCACCATGCCGGGGCGCAGTTTTTTCCGGTTACGATAGCTTAAGGTCGGGCCTTCGTGGACGTTGAGCCCCACCCCGTGCCCCAGGCTGTGGTCGAAATAATCGCCATAGCCGGCCCCGGCAATGACCCGGCGGGCCATCTGGTCGACATGGCGCCCGCTGACCCCGGCCCGCAGGGCCTCCTGCCCGGCCAGTTGCGCCCGGCGTACCAGGCGCAGCAGCCCCAGGGTTTTATCGTCGGGCTCCCCCAGAACCACGGTACGGGTCATGTCCGAACAGTAGCCCTCGATCTGCAGGCCCATGTCGATGATTACCGGCTCTCCGGCTTTGATTTTCCTGGCCGTCGGCACCGCATGCGGCTTGGCCCCATTGGGACCGGCGGCAACAATGGTGGGGAAGCTGGGACCCTGAGCGCCGCTGCGGCGCATGGTGTCCTCGATCAGCCAGGCTGTCTCCTGCTCGCTGATGCCGGGGCGCAGTTGGCGGTAGGCCTGGGCAAAAACCTTTTCATTAAGCCGCACCGCCTCTTCGATCAGCTCAAGTTCGGCCGAACTTTTCACCAGGCGCTGTTCTTCCACCAGCTCGGTAAACGCCACCAGTTCCACCCCTTTGTCCGCGGCCAGCTTGGCCAGCCGACCATATACCGAATGCAGCAGGTAGTGGCTTTCAAAGGCCAGCCGGCGGGGCTTGAGGGTGTTAAAGAGGCGGCGCAGCAGCGGGAAGAGCCCCCGGGGGTACACCAGCACCTCGAAATCCGGCGCCTCCTCTTCCGCCTGGAGCCGGTAGCGGCCATCGGTAAGCAGCAAGGGGCGACCCGCGGCGGGGATCAGCAGCACCCCGGAGCTTTCATTGATGCCGTGATCGGTGGCCGTGAAGCCGCTGAGATAGCGCCGGTTTTCCGGCTGGGTCACCAGCATGGCATCCAGCCCGCGCCGCTGCAGGCGGCGGCGCAGCCTGGTTAAACGCTCAGTGGTGAAAGTCATGGGGCGACTTTAGTGGAGAAAATGAACAAAGACCTTCACTCCGTAAGGAAATAATTTGCCGTGCAAGTGCTGCAGGGCCCGGGTGGGGTCGGCCTGGCCGAAGTCGACCTGGTAGCGGAAAGGTTTGTCGAGCTCCTGCAGGTATTCAAACCGATGCCGCCCGTATCTGGCTTCACTCCCCTCGTCGTACCACTTGCGGAAACGCTGTTCCACCTGGGGCAGATCTTCGGGTTTTACCTCATCCACATCCAGCAGGATCTCTACTTCCATGGTCCCACCTCACCGAGAGTTATTTATGTTCCAGGCCGCTTTTCAGGCCCCAAGAAACTGCCGGATCTGCTCTTTGTACTGCTCCAGGGCACGGCCGTACTGGCTGTTCAGTTCATCAAGCACCCGCTGCCATTCCTCCTGGAATTTGGGGTGCTGTTCCGGGCGCAGGTTGGGCGACATCCCGGTCTGAGCGGCAAGCTGACCCTCCAGCCGGGCCATCTCCTGGGCAAACTGCTCGGCCAGTTGCTGGCGCAGTTGCTTCTGATGATTCAGGTACTGCTCCAGCACCTTCTTCAACTCGCCCAGGAAACGCAGCAATTCACCACTGCCCCCGGCCAGCGCGACCATGCCGGCCATGGCCCGTTCCGCCGGGCCAAGCTGTTCCTCGTCCCGGGGCAGGAAAATGTTGCGGGCCAGTGTCTGAAACATCCCCCGCCGCAAAGCCGCTTGCTTTTCCGGCGGTGCGGCGGTCAGGTCGGCGGCCAGGTCAAGCTGTTCACCGTTCAGGTACGCGGCGGCCCGCCGCATCCCCTCCCGAACCAGTTCTTCCTCGGCCAGGCCGGTGTCGGCCCGGTCGGCACCTTTGGCGTCCATGGCCGCCAGCCGCTCCATCACCTTTTCCATGCTGCTTTTAATTTCACTCACTGCGATCTGTCTCCTGGTACCCTATGGCCAGAGTTGCCTTCCGGTCAATTAACCCTGATCCTCGTTGCCGTCATCTGACTTGCATGATACCCCGTTTACCCTTTTGGCTAAAGCAAAAAACGGCCACCCCGCCGCCAAAAAGGCGATCGGGGTGGCCGGAACACTTTAGGTGATTGGTTGTTGCACCGGGGTGGGGGCCGCGACAACCGGTAGCGGCTCATTCTCGGCGGGTTGCCTGCCCGTCCCCAAATCATCTATGGGGGTGGCGTCGGCCTCCTGCACGTCCATGTGCCCGGCCGCCGCCAAACCCGCCGCTACCGGTTGCCGCGGCCCCCGTTCAGGCTTCAAGCGACGTTGGTGTTGCCTCTTTTGGTTTATTAGCCCAAAGAGCGAACCGCCATGGCTGCTGTGTCCAGGGCCATGCCGGGCAGGACGCCCAGGGCGATGATGATCAGCACCAGGGCCACGCCCAGGGTCCGGGTGGGCAGGTTTAGTCCGATGGCCGGTCTTGACTCCGGTTCGGCGGTGTAGACCACCCGCACCACCGACAGGTAGTAGTAGATGGCGATGGCGGTGTTGATCGCCGCCAGGATTACCAGGGCCAGGTGGCCCTGCTGCAGGGCGCTGGTCAGCAGGAAGAACTTGCCCATGAAACCAACAAAGGGCGGGATGCCGGCCAGGGCAAAGAGCCCCACCGCCAGCACCAGGGCCAGCAGCGGTGCCCGCCGATAGAGGCCGCTGAGGTCTTCGATTTTGACATTTTCACCGGCCCGGGAGACATTGCAGATCACCAGGAAGCAGGCCAAGCTCATCACCACGTAACCGGTGGCGTAGTACAGGGCGGCGGCGTAGCCCATCACATCCAGGGTCAAAACCCCCACCAAGATAAAGCCGGCGTGGGCGATGCCGGAAAAGCCCAGCATCCGCTTAATATCGGTCTGCACCAGCGCCGAGAGGTTGCCGTAGAACATGGAAATTACCGCCAGCATGGTCAACAGCGTCACCAGGGTTCCGGTGCCGGCCCCCGGCGCGGCCAGGGTGGAAATTTTGATCAGCATGGCGGCGGCGGCGATCTTGGGCAGGGAGGCGATGAAGGTTGTGGTCTCGTTGGAGGCCCCCTGGTAGACATCGGGTACCCAGAAATGGAAGGGGAAGATGGCCAGCTTGTAGAAAAAGCCCGCCATCACCATCACGATCCCCACCAGCACCGCCGGGTTATCGAGCATCCCGGCCAGCACCGGTACCATTTCCGGCAGATGGGTGGTGCCGCTTAAGGCAAACAGGTAGCTCATGCCAAAGAGCATGATGCCGCTGGCCACCACCCCGAAGATTACGTACTTGACCGCCGCCTCCATTTGGATGCGCAGCCCTTTACGGTCATCCCGCATGGGGACCATCAGGTAGAGGCAGTAGGAGGATAGCTCCAGGGCCATGAACAGGGTCAGCAACTCGGCGCTGCTGACCAGCATCATCAGCCCAACCACCGAACAGAGCATGAAGAGGTAGTATTCCGGCCGCACGCCGTCGGCAATGTCTTTGAGTTCCCGACCGATCACCAGCACCGCCACCAGGCCCAGGGCCAGGATCAGTTTGACCAACTGGGAGAAAAAGTCCATCCGCAGAGCTTCAAAGAAGATGGTGCCCTGCTGCCCAAGGCAGGCCAAGGCCGCAACCGCCGCCACGGCGGCAAAAAGCAGTGCCGTCAGGCGGGCCTTGCGGCCGTCGGCGCCGGCCACACTCAGGTTAAAAAGCACCAGAGCGCCCAGCAGGAGAAATAATTCGGGAAGAAAAAGAAGAATTTTCATACCAATCCTGTTCCGTACTTTACGGTATTAAGCGGGCCAATCCCATGCCCTCGGTCTGGGCCGCCATACCCACCTGCTCCAGCAGATGGGCCACACTGACCTCCATCACCGCCAGGAAGGGGCCGGGCGAGAGGCCGATCCAGAAGACAAAGAGCAACAGAGGAGCCAGGATAACGATTTCCCGGGCGTTCAAGTCCGTCAGCCCGGTGTGCCTGGGGTTGTCGGTGCCGCCCCAGACCACCCGCTGCAGCAGGCGGAACATGTAAGCGGCGGCCAGTACCGCGCCGGGAATGGCAAAAGCGGCGATCAGGATCGAACGCTCGAAACCCCCGGCTAAAATCATGAACTCACCGACAAAGGAGTTGGTGCCAGGGAAGGCCAGGGATGAGAGCGAGAAGAAGCCCAGAAAGATAACATAGATCGGCATCAGCTTGCCGACCCCGGCGTTGAGCACCAACTCCCGGCTGTGGGTCCGCTCATAGAGCATGCCCACGCAGAAGAACAGCGCCCCGGTGGTGATCCCATGGTTGACCATCTGCAAAATCGAGCCCTCGATCCCCTGGGCGTTGAGAACAAAAATCCCCAGGGTGACAAAGCCCATGTGCCCGACACTGGAATAGGCGATCAGCTTCTTCATGTCCTGCTGGGCCAGGGCGGTGAAGCCGCCGTAGAGGATCCCGATAATGGAGAGCCAGAGGATGTAGGGCATGAATATAAAGGTGGCCTCGGGGGTGATGGGCAGGCAGAAACGGAGAAAGCCGTAGGTGCCCATTTTCAGCAGCACCGAAGCCAGGATCACGCTGCCGGCGGTGGGGGCCTCGACGTGGGCGGCCGGCAACCAGGTGTGGAAGGGGAACATGGGTACCTTGATGGCAAAGGCCAGGAAGAAGGCCAAAAAGACCCAGATCTGGAAGGTGGTGGAGAAATGCTGTTCCATCAGCAGCGGAATGCTGAAGGTCTGGGGCTCGGAGGTGAGAAAGAGGGCGATGATGGCCACCAGCAGCAGCACCGAGCCGGCCAGGGTGTAAAGGAAAAACTTGATGGAGGCGTACATTTTGCGCGGCCCGCCCCAGACGGCGATCAGCAGGTACATGGGAATCAGCATCGCTTCCCAGAAGATGTAGAAAAGCACGAAATCAAGGGCCATGAAAACCCCCAGCATGGCGGTTTCCATGAGCAGCAGGCAAAACATGAATTCCTTGACCCGGGTGGTGATATAACGCCAGGAGCCCAGCACACACAGCGGCATGATGATGGTGGTCATCAGCACCAGCAGCAGGCTGATGCCGTCCACCCCCAGGGTGTAATTGATATCCCAGGCGGCGATCCAGCTGCGATGCTCCCCAAACTGGTAGAGGTGGGTGCTGGTGTCGAACATGAAGAAAAGCGGCAGACTGACCAGCGCCGTAGCCACGGTGACAATCAGACTCCAACTGCGGCAGGCATTGTCACCCGGCATGACCAGCAAAACCAGCGCCCCCAGCAGCGGCAAAAACACCAGGGCGCTCAGAATCGGGAACCCTTGGTTGATCAGCAGAAAATCCATAAGTCACTAGTCCTTAGGTCAGTTGGCAAAGACATAGAGGATCAGCAGCACGGCCACAAAGGCAACAGTGGTAAACACGTTGACCTGAATCCGGGCCGCCTGCAGGTGGCGAACCCGGTCGCCGACCCCCCGCACCGTCCGGGCCAGCCCATCCACCACCCCATCAATGGCGTGCCAGTCGAACCAGGACCAGAAACGGGAGACGGTCATCAGAGGATTAAGTCCCCAGGTGTTGTAGGCATTGTTCACTGCGGTATCGGCGCCCTGGATGGGTTTTCTGGCCAGCCACAGAACGATGAGCCCGCCCTTGCGGTAGAGCCAATCCAGATCCAGGGTAATGGTCGGGATGGGCAGCAGCATTTTGCGCATGACATAAAACGCCAGGGCGGTGAAGCCGAGCAGTTGCAAGGTTTCCGCCAGCTGGTAGGCATTGTAGGGTTGATACTCGACCGGGTTGGGCAGCATACCGTAGAGGTAAGGGTAGTAAACCCCGACCAGCACACAGAAAAAGGCGCCCATCCCCATGGCCAGCTGCATGTGCCAGGGCGGATCGGCGGCCCGCTCATAAGTTTCCTGCGAGCAGCGGGACTCGCCGAACCAGATCAGGTAAGGCAGCTTCAGCCCGTTGTAGAGAAAGGTGCCGGCGGAGGCGGCCAGCAGGATGAAGGTGGCCCAGTAGTGCTCGCCGTAAAAGCCCGCCGAGATAATCATCGACTTGCTGACAAAGCCGGAAAAGAGCGGGAAGGCGGCAATGGAGGCACAACCCACCAGGGTAAAGAGCAGGGTCCGGGGCATCTTCTTATACAACCCGCCCAGCTCGGTGAACTTGCTGGTGCCGGTCATGTGCAACACCGAACCCACCCCCATGAACAAAAGGCCCTTGTATAAAATGTGGGCAAAGGCGTGGGCGGCGGCGCCGTTGATGGCCAGGCTGCTGCCGATCCCCACCGCCGCCACCATGTAGCCCACCTGGCTGATGATACTGTAGGCCAGCAGCCGCCGGGCATCGTTTTCCAGCACCGCGTAAATCACCCCCACCACCGCCATGATCACCCCCAGGGGGATCAGGATCTCCATGCCGGCAAACCCTCGGGCCAGGGTATAGACCGCGGTCTTGGTGGTAAAGGCGCACATGAACACCGCCCCCACCACCGAGGCCTCACCATAGGCATCGGGCAGCCAGGAGTGGAGCGGGAAGACGGCGGCGTTGAGCATGAAGCCGATGAGGATCAGCCAGGTGGCAACGGTGGGCTGGC
This window encodes:
- a CDS encoding M24 family metallopeptidase, which translates into the protein MTFTTERLTRLRRRLQRRGLDAMLVTQPENRRYLSGFTATDHGINESSGVLLIPAAGRPLLLTDGRYRLQAEEEAPDFEVLVYPRGLFPLLRRLFNTLKPRRLAFESHYLLHSVYGRLAKLAADKGVELVAFTELVEEQRLVKSSAELELIEEAVRLNEKVFAQAYRQLRPGISEQETAWLIEDTMRRSGAQGPSFPTIVAAGPNGAKPHAVPTARKIKAGEPVIIDMGLQIEGYCSDMTRTVVLGEPDDKTLGLLRLVRRAQLAGQEALRAGVSGRHVDQMARRVIAGAGYGDYFDHSLGHGVGLNVHEGPTLSYRNRKKLRPGMVVTIEPGVYLPGWGGVRLENMAVVTPEGCRILNQDTTFLNV
- a CDS encoding DUF6657 family protein; the protein is MSEIKSSMEKVMERLAAMDAKGADRADTGLAEEELVREGMRRAAAYLNGEQLDLAADLTAAPPEKQAALRRGMFQTLARNIFLPRDEEQLGPAERAMAGMVALAGGSGELLRFLGELKKVLEQYLNHQKQLRQQLAEQFAQEMARLEGQLAAQTGMSPNLRPEQHPKFQEEWQRVLDELNSQYGRALEQYKEQIRQFLGA
- a CDS encoding NADH-quinone oxidoreductase subunit N, whose protein sequence is MKILLFLPELFLLLGALVLFNLSVAGADGRKARLTALLFAAVAAVAALACLGQQGTIFFEALRMDFFSQLVKLILALGLVAVLVIGRELKDIADGVRPEYYLFMLCSVVGLMMLVSSAELLTLFMALELSSYCLYLMVPMRDDRKGLRIQMEAAVKYVIFGVVASGIMLFGMSYLFALSGTTHLPEMVPVLAGMLDNPAVLVGIVMVMAGFFYKLAIFPFHFWVPDVYQGASNETTTFIASLPKIAAAAMLIKISTLAAPGAGTGTLVTLLTMLAVISMFYGNLSALVQTDIKRMLGFSGIAHAGFILVGVLTLDVMGYAAALYYATGYVVMSLACFLVICNVSRAGENVKIEDLSGLYRRAPLLALVLAVGLFALAGIPPFVGFMGKFFLLTSALQQGHLALVILAAINTAIAIYYYLSVVRVVYTAEPESRPAIGLNLPTRTLGVALVLIIIALGVLPGMALDTAAMAVRSLG
- a CDS encoding NADH-quinone oxidoreductase subunit M; this encodes MDFLLINQGFPILSALVFLPLLGALVLLVMPGDNACRSWSLIVTVATALVSLPLFFMFDTSTHLYQFGEHRSWIAAWDINYTLGVDGISLLLVLMTTIIMPLCVLGSWRYITTRVKEFMFCLLLMETAMLGVFMALDFVLFYIFWEAMLIPMYLLIAVWGGPRKMYASIKFFLYTLAGSVLLLVAIIALFLTSEPQTFSIPLLMEQHFSTTFQIWVFLAFFLAFAIKVPMFPFHTWLPAAHVEAPTAGSVILASVLLKMGTYGFLRFCLPITPEATFIFMPYILWLSIIGILYGGFTALAQQDMKKLIAYSSVGHMGFVTLGIFVLNAQGIEGSILQMVNHGITTGALFFCVGMLYERTHSRELVLNAGVGKLMPIYVIFLGFFSLSSLAFPGTNSFVGEFMILAGGFERSILIAAFAIPGAVLAAAYMFRLLQRVVWGGTDNPRHTGLTDLNAREIVILAPLLLFVFWIGLSPGPFLAVMEVSVAHLLEQVGMAAQTEGMGLARLIP
- a CDS encoding Na(+)/H(+) antiporter subunit D: MISNIWLHPALILIIGACAVPFFRGALRVPFLLLIPTLSFGAVLSMTPGVYGVFSFADWELVFGRVDSLSLVFAYIMALMCILGTLYGLHVRDPYQHMAAWFYVAGSLGVIFAGDFLVLFLFWEIMAFASTFLIWFRGRAQSLGAGYRYLLVHTAGGLALLAGIVLHYHATGGDLSFNALDISQPTVATWLILIGFMLNAAVFPLHSWLPDAYGEASVVGAVFMCAFTTKTAVYTLARGFAGMEILIPLGVIMAVVGVIYAVLENDARRLLAYSIISQVGYMVAAVGIGSSLAINGAAAHAFAHILYKGLLFMGVGSVLHMTGTSKFTELGGLYKKMPRTLLFTLVGCASIAAFPLFSGFVSKSMIISAGFYGEHYWATFILLAASAGTFLYNGLKLPYLIWFGESRCSQETYERAADPPWHMQLAMGMGAFFCVLVGVYYPYLYGMLPNPVEYQPYNAYQLAETLQLLGFTALAFYVMRKMLLPIPTITLDLDWLYRKGGLIVLWLARKPIQGADTAVNNAYNTWGLNPLMTVSRFWSWFDWHAIDGVVDGLARTVRGVGDRVRHLQAARIQVNVFTTVAFVAVLLILYVFAN